The sequence AGCTTTAACATCCGCATCAATAATTGCTGTTTTAATGATTATATTTTCATCAGTTGCAATTTTGCAGTTTGAAACAAATACCAATAGTAACATAAAAACTGCTGAAGATGCAATTTGGTGGTCATACGTTACTATAACAACTGTTGGGTATGGTGATAAATTTCCTGTAACTACTGAAGGAAGAATTATAGCTGCAATATTAATGACTGTTGGGGTAGGTTTATTTGGAACATTTACAGCCTATTTAGCATCATGGTTTCTTGAACAAACGAAGATTGAACATGAAAATGACGAAAGTAATATCCGAGAAAATTAAATAGTGTTTTATATTATATAATTATTAGTTTCTACTCTAGTAGAATTTAAACAATTCAATATTAATGGATTTTTTTATATTATCAATCTTAGTATTTTTTTTAATACTCATTCTTATAAATGTTTTTAAACCAAATCCTAATAACACTAAACAAAATACAAACAATACTAGATTATTTTCTGAAAAGAAATTAGAAATAAAAAATCTAATGAGCGATCAACAAAATTATAATAATAGCACTAATCAATTATCAACAGCTCCCAAAAAAGATATAATTGAAGATACTATTATTGATGTAAGTGATCAAACTTACAAAATTTATTACCCTCTAATTAAAAATGATACTGAAGTCCCATATTGGAAACATCAATATGTTTATTCTTATAATGAAATTGAAAATGCTACAATTGAGCAGAAACATTTCTATAATAGATTCAAAACCTATTTTCTCAATGATACATGTTTAGACTTAGAAGGAAACACAAACTATGCATTTATTCTACTATTTGATTTAATAAATGAATATGACAAACACTTAAATCTCTCAAAATTAATCAATCAAATTAAAGTATTAGAGCAATACTACCCAATTACAAAATATTATGGTGACAAATACTTAAGCAAGAAACTTGTGTCAAGCTTCTCAAACAATTCTTTAAATAATAGAAGTTATACCAACTTACCAGACCTATATGAACAAACTTTAGAATATGATTATTGGAAATTAGGGAGTAAGTATAAAGACAAATTAAATCTTTCAATTGAAGAAGAACAAATTCTTAATAAATTATGGTATCCAAATAATAATTTTTGTGAAATAGAATACTGTTTCATCGAGATTATAAAATTGTATATTTTAATAATAAAAAACATTAAAAAGAAATTTATTTTAGAAGGAACAACATTAGAGAAGGAAATAATAAATATTTCTGATAGTATTGCTAAAAGACATTATAAATACAAATACGGTAGCGATAATTATAATTATAGTATCGAGAATATTCAGAGAGAATTATATTCAAATATTTTCAAAATTTGCGAAAACTCTGTTAGGGAATTATACAACCACAAAAGAAAATTAAATACAGATATTTATAGTTCTTCAACTGAATTAAAAAACGAAATTGAAACAAAAATAACTTCTAAAATAAAAGAAATCATTCCTAATTTAATTATAACAGTTTCACCACCTGACGAGTTAACAGAAATACAATTAAATGCTCAAAATACAAGTCGATGGAAAGTTAAACTTGAACAAATAACAGCAAACTATAAAAACAATCCAGAATCGTTTTTCGAGTCTATAATACAACTTGGAATTTTAAATAAAAATAATCCCTCAATTGAAAATATATATTTTGAAGGATCAAAGTTTATTGCAAAATATGATAAAGTTTTATCAGTTACTTTATATCTATACTACATATATTATGATTTAAAATCTAATACATTCGACAATAAACAAATTACAAAAACTGTTCAGAAAATACTTTTTAACACAAATGAGCAATTACACACTTTTGAAAAAATTGTAAGTGAATTAATTACAAATAAAAATTTAGAAGAGGCAATAAAAAAAGTAAATAATATTTATGAACTAAAACGAAAGAAAATTCAACTTGATGGTAAAACTATAAATGAAGTACAAAAACTTCATTCAGGAACTGTTGACCTTCTTAACGAATATTTGAAAGATGATTTTGAGGATGAAAATATTTTAATTAATTCGCAAGAATTAAACAATAATGAAATTGAAATATATATAACTCAAAAAAACGAATCTCAAAAATCATCCAACTATATTTCAGATTTAAATTTCTCAGAACAACAATTATATATTATTCAACTATTCGCAAAGAGTAATTTCACCATACAACAAAATGAAATAGAAACTTACGCAAAATCAAAAGGGATCTTTAAAAATCAATTAATTGATAGCATAAATGAAATTTGCTATGAAATATTAGATGATATTTTGATTGAGGAAGAGGATGAATTATACACTATAAATATAAATTACTATAATACAATTACTAAAAATGATAAACAATATTAAACCAAAAGAAGCAACTGCAATAATTAACTCATTGATCGGTGGTGTTGTTCCAAAAATAGGAGTTCAACATATAACGGTTGGACGTTCAGAAGAAATCAATGCTGTAGTTGGTGCATTAGAAGATGTTAAGAATGGACACAGTATGGTTAAATTTTGGATTGGTGATTTTGGTTCAGGTAAATCTTTTATGCTTCATTTACTAAATACAGTAGCATTAAAACAAAAGTTTGTAGTTGCCAATGCAGACTTTACACCTGACAATCGATTGTACTCAAATGATGGGAAAGCTGTTTCCCTCTATTCAGCAATTATCGACAACATAGCAATTCAAACAAAACCAGAAGGCGGTGCATTATCAACATTACTTGAAAAGTGGATTGAACAAATCATAAATAAAACTGCATCAGATAATAATATCTCTATAACGAATATTCGAAGTGATGAATATTTAAATGTTATTAAAAATAACATTATGCAGACTATTAATGAAATCACTGAAGTAGGTGGCTATGATTTCGGTTTAGTTGTAATGAAATATTACGAAGGTTATATTAAAGATGATGAAAATCTCAGGAGAAATGCATTAAAGTGGCTTAAAGGGGAATACAGAACAAAAACTGAAGCAAAGCAAGACTTGGGGGTTAGAGAAATAATTAATGACTTAAATTATTATGACATGCTTAAGAATTTTTGCAAATTATTCGTAAGTATGGGCTACAGTGGATTCATGATAAATTTAGATGAAGCAATAAATCTTTACAAAATTTCGACTTCAGTAATGAGAGAAAAGAATTATGAAAAGATCCTAGCAATTTATAATGATTGTTTCCAAGGAAAGGTTGCCAATTTATTTTTTAATTTCGCAGGCACTAAAGAAGTATTAGAAAATGAAAGAAGAGGTCTTTTTAGTTACAATGCTTTAAAATCTAGGCTTGTAACAAATAAATTTGAAACTGCTAATATAAGAGACTTTGCACAACCTGTTATCAAATTAATGCCGCTTGATCATAATGAAATATTTGTTTTACTTAAAAAATTGAAACACATATTTGACTATAATTACAAAAGCAATATTTCTATTGATGATATAGAAATTCAACAGTTCATGGAAGAAATATTTAATAAACCAGGAGCTACAGAATTTTTGACTCCTAGAGAAGTAATCCGTGACTTTTTGAATATTTTAAATATAATAAGGCAAAATCCTACATTAGACAAGAAAACACTTTTTAGAAATTTAGAAATTTCCGATGAAAGACCTAATGAAGGATTACTTGATAATATAGAAGAATTATAATGTCATTCAACTTACTTTCAGAACCCATAAGAAAATTCATTCGCAGCAAAGGTTGGGATCAATTGAGACCAATTCAATCAGCAGCGATTTCTAAAATTTTGGCATCTGATGAAAATTTTATTTTAGCATCAAGGACTGCATCAGGAAAAACTGAAGCTGCTTTTTTACCAATTTTATCAAAAGTCAATTTTTATGAATCAGGAGTACAAGTACTATACATATCACCACTTATAGCTTTAATAAATGACCAATTTTATCGAATTGAGGAACTATGTAAAAACCTTGATGTACAAGTTACAAAGTGGCATGGCGAAGCAAACAAGACTTTAAAAGAAAAACTAATTAAAGCCCCTAATGGAATTGTTTTAATTACTCCTGAATCTTTAGAAGCCATGTTTGTAAATAAGCCTTATAATATCAAGCAATTATTTTCAAATTTAAAGTATGTTGTTGTCGATGAAATACATTCATTCATTGGCTCTGATCGGGGCACTCAATTAAAATCAATTCTATCAAGATTACAGGATATTAATACAAATAATTTTAGTATCATAGGATTATCAGCCACCATTGGCGATTATAATGAAGCTAAAAATTTCACTGGTAATGAGCATAAAACAAAAGTTTTATTAGATAGTACACCCAAAGAAATAAACGCAAAATTTAGATTTTTCAAAAATGAAAATGAGGAATTACCAATTGAACTTTTAAAAGATTTGTATCTTGAAACAAAAGACAACAAGGTTTTAATTTTTCCGAATAGTAGAGGACGTGCAGAAGAAGTTGCTGTAAAACTTCGAAAAATTTCTGATCGAGTAAAAGGGCATCCAAATTACTTTTCTCACCATTCATCAGTCGATAAAGAAGTAAGAGAATATGTTGAATATTTTGCGAAAAATAATAATCGACAAAACTTCTGTATTTCTTGTACATCAACTTTAGAACTTGGCATAGATATCGGTACAGTTGATGAAGTGGTACAAATAGATGCGACACATAGTATCGCATCATTAATTCAAAGAGTAGGACGAAGTGGTCGAAAAGATGGTGAAAAAAGTAATTTATATTTATATGCTACAAATAAATGGACTTTGTTACAAGCTATTTCCTGTTGGCTACTGTATAAAGAGAATTATATTGAACCTCCGCAAAAAAATGATAGACCATATGATATTTTAGTTCATCAAGCATTATCAATAACTAAAGGAAAATCAGGGATTAAATTAGCAGAATTAATAAATCAACTAAAAAGAAATTTTTCATTTGTAAACATTGATCAAAATGAAATAAAAGAAATCCTAGAATATTTAATAGATATCGATTTTCTTGAGAGAATACAAACGGAGGTAATTATTGGAATCGAAGGTGAAAAAATAGTTAATAATCGAGAATTTTATAGTGTATTTAAAACAGAAGAAAGTTTTAAAGTTGTAAACTCTGGAAATACTATTGGCGAGATACCATTTACAACTCAAATTATTGAAGATGAAAATATTTTTCTTTCAGCAAGAATTTGGAAAATAAAGTACATTGACCAAAAAGCAAAAAAAATCGAGGTTATCCCTACGAAAGATGGGAAAATTCCTAAATTCTTAGGTATTGGAGTTATTATTCACCAGAAAATTCGAGAGAAAATGTTTGAAGTTTTGTATTCCACTACAGAATACGATTTTCTAGATAATTCAAGTTATGAAGAGTTAGAAATAATGCGAAAAGAATTTTCCGTATTCAATATAAATAATTTTACAAATGAAAGACCTTTACTTTCATCTGAGAAAGAAATTATCTTGTATACATTCACAGGAACTAAAATCAACAGAACAATACAATTGCTTTTAAATATTGTTGGAATTAAAAACAATCTAGACGAAAAAACAAGCACTTTTGAAATTGAAATACCAAAACAAGATCTCTTTCAAAAATGGGAAGATTTACTAGAATCACTACCAAAAATTGATACCCACATTTCAAATCTTTTGCAACAGTCCCCTAGCATTTTAGATTTTTCAAAATGGGGAAATTACTTACCAGATAATTATAAAGTAAAGCTACTTAAGGATAAATATTTTGATATTGCAGAAACTCTTTCATATTTAGAAGAATTGAAACTTGTTGAAAATAAATAGATGAAAACATTGCAAAAAATACTAATATTCATTTGCTTTTAACTTATTAAAGAAGTTAAATTTAGTCATTTATATTAAAAATAATTTCAATAATACCAAAGTTTAAGCTAATTTTACACAATAGTTTTTAAAAACTGTGTAATATTGTTTTGTTTTACACTAAATTATTGATAGCTACCTATTCCCCCACATGCTATCCAAATAAATTAAATTGATGTGACTTAGATGGCGAAGCTGTGTTTAAGCAGCAAAGCACTATGGTACATATTTAATCTTTTATAAAGAACTTCCTATTCTATGTTTGAAGAAGCCTTAAAATTAATTGGGCAGCACTACCCGCAATTAGTAATTACTATTATTGCAGTAATAGTAACATGGTTATTTGCTAAATTTTATAATAATTCGATGAATCGTCTGAAAAAAGTTGAGGCTGAATGCCAAAAGATAGATCGCCATTTGACCCCCCAGCTTGAATCAATTAGTTCATCACTAAATACATTGAATGGATCTTTTAATAGTTTAATCGTTTACTTAAAAAGTAAAGACGGCAAGATGGAAACATCTTTATTTATTTCAAAAAGTCCAATACAACTAACTGAACTAGGTAAAAAGATACTTGTTACCATTGGAGGGGAAGATTTCGTTAATAAAAATCTTAATGAACTAATTACAAATATGGATGCTGAAGGCATAAAAACTGCACTAGACTGTCAAACATTTGCCCCAATTGTAATTTCAAAAATTTCAAATCATGCATCATTTAATAAAATAAAGGATTATGCATTCAAAAATCCATATTATAAAGAAAAGTTAGAAGATGGGCAAGAAATTACCATCCCATTGGATATGGGCACAATCTCGAATATAATGGGTATATATCTTCGTGATAAGTACTTAGAAAGGCACCCCGAATTAAATCCTGCTGATATACCAACAGCTATATAACTTACTCAGTAATAATATATTTTAAAAAAGGCTAATCATTAGATTAGCCTTTTTTATTTTTTTAATAGTTTCAATTATCCCTTTAATTCTTTATCAAATCCAGTTTCAAGTTCTAAACTAATCTCCTTAATTGTTTCCATTTCAAGTTATTAATTACAATCTTTCTGTATAAAAAATATAGAAATAATTATTAGCCCTTAAATAAAACTGCTACAGCATATCCAAACTACTTTTACTAAATCGTAAATCTATAAAGAGGAATAAGGTTACAATCATACTTGAATAAAAGCACAACCAGATCTCCCAATCCAATATCCTTGAAATTCCTCTTCGCGAAGCGAGCCCCTCTGGCAAGAGATCCTAACTCAAAAGAAGTAACATGATTTAAAAAATAATTAAAATTCAGCGAATTTTCTTCACAAAAACATCAATAAAAAATTGATAAAAGTGAATACTCGCAAATACGATTTTAAAGCACCTTCTTTGACCTTTCACAACCAAGAAACAACATTGTATCACCAGCTATCAAAAACGTCATATTTCAGCCTAAATAATCAAATACAAGCATATATAATTTACACAGGCATAATTGCAGCAATCCTATAAAGTATTTACAAAGACTAATAAAAACCGATAATTAAAAAAGGCAGATGTGCTATAACATCTGCCAAACAGTACCCACTATGTGGAATTTAGTTTACTAAACGCTTTACAAAGCTTTACATTCATTTTTTCTAAAAAAATCGTTCATATTTTGACTAAAATTGAGGGGTAATTTAACAACTTAGATTAACCTATTTTTCCTTTTCAAGTATGCTTTGATACCTTCAACATCGTACA is a genomic window of Sediminibacterium sp. TEGAF015 containing:
- a CDS encoding tellurite resistance TerB C-terminal domain-containing protein encodes the protein MDFFILSILVFFLILILINVFKPNPNNTKQNTNNTRLFSEKKLEIKNLMSDQQNYNNSTNQLSTAPKKDIIEDTIIDVSDQTYKIYYPLIKNDTEVPYWKHQYVYSYNEIENATIEQKHFYNRFKTYFLNDTCLDLEGNTNYAFILLFDLINEYDKHLNLSKLINQIKVLEQYYPITKYYGDKYLSKKLVSSFSNNSLNNRSYTNLPDLYEQTLEYDYWKLGSKYKDKLNLSIEEEQILNKLWYPNNNFCEIEYCFIEIIKLYILIIKNIKKKFILEGTTLEKEIINISDSIAKRHYKYKYGSDNYNYSIENIQRELYSNIFKICENSVRELYNHKRKLNTDIYSSSTELKNEIETKITSKIKEIIPNLIITVSPPDELTEIQLNAQNTSRWKVKLEQITANYKNNPESFFESIIQLGILNKNNPSIENIYFEGSKFIAKYDKVLSVTLYLYYIYYDLKSNTFDNKQITKTVQKILFNTNEQLHTFEKIVSELITNKNLEEAIKKVNNIYELKRKKIQLDGKTINEVQKLHSGTVDLLNEYLKDDFEDENILINSQELNNNEIEIYITQKNESQKSSNYISDLNFSEQQLYIIQLFAKSNFTIQQNEIETYAKSKGIFKNQLIDSINEICYEILDDILIEEEDELYTININYYNTITKNDKQY
- a CDS encoding ATP-binding protein, translated to MINNIKPKEATAIINSLIGGVVPKIGVQHITVGRSEEINAVVGALEDVKNGHSMVKFWIGDFGSGKSFMLHLLNTVALKQKFVVANADFTPDNRLYSNDGKAVSLYSAIIDNIAIQTKPEGGALSTLLEKWIEQIINKTASDNNISITNIRSDEYLNVIKNNIMQTINEITEVGGYDFGLVVMKYYEGYIKDDENLRRNALKWLKGEYRTKTEAKQDLGVREIINDLNYYDMLKNFCKLFVSMGYSGFMINLDEAINLYKISTSVMREKNYEKILAIYNDCFQGKVANLFFNFAGTKEVLENERRGLFSYNALKSRLVTNKFETANIRDFAQPVIKLMPLDHNEIFVLLKKLKHIFDYNYKSNISIDDIEIQQFMEEIFNKPGATEFLTPREVIRDFLNILNIIRQNPTLDKKTLFRNLEISDERPNEGLLDNIEEL
- a CDS encoding DEAD/DEAH box helicase, whose product is MSFNLLSEPIRKFIRSKGWDQLRPIQSAAISKILASDENFILASRTASGKTEAAFLPILSKVNFYESGVQVLYISPLIALINDQFYRIEELCKNLDVQVTKWHGEANKTLKEKLIKAPNGIVLITPESLEAMFVNKPYNIKQLFSNLKYVVVDEIHSFIGSDRGTQLKSILSRLQDINTNNFSIIGLSATIGDYNEAKNFTGNEHKTKVLLDSTPKEINAKFRFFKNENEELPIELLKDLYLETKDNKVLIFPNSRGRAEEVAVKLRKISDRVKGHPNYFSHHSSVDKEVREYVEYFAKNNNRQNFCISCTSTLELGIDIGTVDEVVQIDATHSIASLIQRVGRSGRKDGEKSNLYLYATNKWTLLQAISCWLLYKENYIEPPQKNDRPYDILVHQALSITKGKSGIKLAELINQLKRNFSFVNIDQNEIKEILEYLIDIDFLERIQTEVIIGIEGEKIVNNREFYSVFKTEESFKVVNSGNTIGEIPFTTQIIEDENIFLSARIWKIKYIDQKAKKIEVIPTKDGKIPKFLGIGVIIHQKIREKMFEVLYSTTEYDFLDNSSYEELEIMRKEFSVFNINNFTNERPLLSSEKEIILYTFTGTKINRTIQLLLNIVGIKNNLDEKTSTFEIEIPKQDLFQKWEDLLESLPKIDTHISNLLQQSPSILDFSKWGNYLPDNYKVKLLKDKYFDIAETLSYLEELKLVENK